The Chanos chanos chromosome 6, fChaCha1.1, whole genome shotgun sequence genome includes a region encoding these proteins:
- the LOC115815404 gene encoding immunoglobulin lambda-1 light chain-like, whose product MTLYTVPVIGLILTLPGLEGLVLTQEKFMSANVGQNVKFLCSPSTSSWSITWYQQKPGEAPKFLLRDSTRASGLPSRFTYSESGSLEYLHINGMQAEDEGVYYCACHNCEGSGYIGGGTKLSIARSPSPPQLVLLAPSHSALSGEQASVVCLAKDFHPDQVTFSWLEDGSAMADSEFQTAESLHQSDGTFSQSSVLKVSSERWRSGHTYTCQLSHSALSTPLSKSVGQGQCSS is encoded by the exons ATGACCCTCTACACGGTTCCTGTCATTGGCCTCATACTCACTCTCCCTG GTTTGGAAGGTCTTGTTCTGACCCAGGAGAAATTCATGTCTGCGAATGTGGGTCAGAATGTGAAATTTCTCTGCTCTCCTAGTACTAGCTCTTGGAGTATAACATGGTACCAGcagaaacctggagaggctccaAAGTTTTTACTTAGGGACAGCACAAGAGCAAGTGGTTTGCCCAGTCGATTCACTTATTCTGAATCTGGAAGTCTGGAGTATTTACACATTAATGGGATGCAAGCTGAAGATGAGGGAGTCTATTACTGTGCTTGTCATAACTGTGAGGGCTCTGGCTACA TCGGTGGAGGCACCAAACTGAGTATTG ctcgttctccatctcctccacagCTGGTTCTGTTGGCTCCAtctcactctgctctctctggagaacaagcctctgtggtctgtctgGCTAAAGACTTCCACCCTGATCAGGTCACTTTCTCCTGGCTGGAGGATGGCAGCGCTATGGCGGATTCAGAGTTCCAGACGGCCGAGTCTCTACATCAGTCTGATGGAACATTCTCCCAGAGCAGTGTCCTGAAAGTCAGCTCAGAACGCTGGAGATCTGGACACACCTACACCTGTCAACTGAGTCACTCAGCCCTGTCCACCCCACTGAGCAAAAGTGTGGGACAGGGACAATGCAGCAGCtag
- the LOC115815405 gene encoding immunoglobulin lambda-1 light chain-like — protein sequence MTLYTVSVIGLILTLPGLEGLVLTQEKFMSANVGQNVKFLCSLSSGSWVVAWYQQKPGEAPKFLLADSTRASGLPSRFTYSDSGSLEYLHINGIQAEDEGVYYCACHGCVGSGHIGGGTKLSIARSPSPPQLVLLAPSHSALSGEQASVVCVAKDFHPDQVTFSWLEDGSAMADSEFQTAESQHQSDGTFSQSSVLKVSSERWRSGHTYTCQLSHSALSTPLSKSVGQGQCSN from the exons ATGACCctttacactgtctctgtcattggCCTCATACTCACTCTTCCTG GTTTGGAAGGTCTTGTTCTGACCCAGGAGAAATTCATGTCTGCGAATGTGGGTCAGAATGTGAaatttctctgctctctgagctCTGGCTCTTGGGTTGTAGCATGGTATCAGcagaaacctggagaggctccaAAGTTTTTACTTGCTGACAGCACAAGAGCAAGTGGTTTGCCCAGTCGATTCACTTATTCTGACTCTGGAAGCCTGGAATATTTACACATTAATGGGATACAAGCTGAAGATGAGGGAGTCTATTACTGTGCTTGTCATGGCTGTGTGGGTTCTGGCCACA TCGGTGGAGGCACCAAATTGAGCATTG ctcgttctccatctcctccacagCTGGTTCTGTTGGCTCCGtctcactctgctctctctggagaacaagcctctgtggtctgtgtggcTAAAGACTTCCATCCTGATCAGGTCACTTTCTCCTGGCTGGAGGATGGAAGCGCTATGGCGGATTCAGAGTTCCAGACGGCCGAGTCTCAGCATCAGTCTGACGGAACATTCTCCCAGAGCAGTGTCCTGAAAGTCAGCTCAGAACGCTGGAGATCTGGACACACCTACACCTGTCAACTGAGTCACTCAGCCCTGTCCACCCCACTGAGCAAAAGTGTTGGACAGGGACAGTGCAGCAActag